A single window of Synechococcus sp. CBW1004 DNA harbors:
- a CDS encoding DUF1543 domain-containing protein, which yields MSPLLPAEPRLFLAVLGGRAHGCHIELHDVRFVVGTTIDAAIPELRRQWFGSREGLHLDAWMAVQAVDGWMVRLQRQPDAPRPERLWFVNLGAYRPDCLAELHHFGLVVARSPQAAKAAARRQWLRGALQQHKDDLCAVDDCLAIEQLELLGGERWHVRLERHPEGFSQPQVPDWFGYRRIDRS from the coding sequence ATGAGCCCTCTCCTCCCGGCCGAGCCCCGGCTGTTCCTGGCGGTGCTGGGCGGCAGGGCCCACGGTTGCCACATCGAGCTGCACGATGTTCGCTTTGTGGTGGGCACCACGATCGATGCGGCCATTCCGGAGCTGCGGCGGCAGTGGTTCGGATCGCGTGAAGGCCTGCACCTCGATGCCTGGATGGCGGTGCAGGCGGTGGATGGCTGGATGGTGCGTCTGCAGCGCCAGCCCGATGCGCCCCGGCCCGAGCGGCTGTGGTTCGTCAATCTCGGTGCCTACCGCCCGGACTGCCTGGCGGAGCTGCATCACTTCGGCCTGGTGGTGGCCCGCTCACCCCAGGCGGCCAAGGCGGCGGCCAGGCGTCAGTGGCTCAGGGGCGCACTCCAGCAGCACAAGGACGATCTCTGCGCCGTGGATGACTGTCTGGCGATCGAGCAGCTGGAGCTGCTCGGCGGCGAGCGTTGGCACGTGCGGCTCGAACGGCACCCTGAGGGGTTCAGCCAGCCCCAGGTGCCGGACTGGTTCGGCTACCGGCGGATCGATCGCTCCTGA
- a CDS encoding metallophosphoesterase, producing the protein MPLRRRQLLQLAASGLGGTGWLLARGRAAAAPQASLQAAPQVAPDLRLGLISDLNSSYGSTTYIPQVSQGLRQLLALNPALLICAGDMVAGQKPGLSTAQLDAMWEGFARTVLTPVRQAGVPFLPAVGNHDGAPGFRADRAAVSRFWSPRRQALGLRFVDAADFPFHYSVLQEQVFVLVWDASSSRIPADQLDWARRQLAGPQARQARLRLVVGHLPLAGVSQGRDRPGEMLDQAAAVQRLLEEGRVQAYISGHQHAWFPARRGQLDRIQLGALGSGPRRLLQGTIPPQQTFTTLDLRWQAESLLETTYAVATGQPLAWNRLPATLSGRSGSISRNTQERSIRR; encoded by the coding sequence GTGCCCCTGCGCCGCCGCCAGCTGCTTCAGCTCGCCGCCTCCGGACTGGGAGGCACGGGCTGGCTGCTGGCCCGGGGCCGTGCCGCCGCCGCACCTCAGGCCAGCTTGCAAGCCGCACCGCAGGTCGCGCCTGATCTGCGACTGGGCCTGATCAGCGACCTCAACAGCAGCTACGGCTCCACCACCTACATCCCCCAGGTGAGCCAGGGGCTGCGCCAGCTGCTCGCGCTCAACCCCGCACTGCTGATCTGCGCCGGCGACATGGTGGCCGGCCAGAAACCGGGCCTCAGCACCGCCCAGCTCGATGCGATGTGGGAGGGCTTCGCCCGCACGGTGCTCACACCGGTGCGCCAGGCGGGGGTGCCGTTCCTGCCTGCCGTGGGCAACCACGACGGCGCCCCGGGCTTCAGGGCCGATCGCGCCGCCGTTAGCCGCTTCTGGAGCCCGCGGCGGCAGGCGCTGGGGCTGCGCTTCGTCGACGCCGCCGACTTCCCCTTCCACTACAGCGTCCTGCAGGAGCAGGTGTTCGTCCTGGTGTGGGATGCCAGCTCCAGTCGCATCCCCGCTGATCAGCTCGACTGGGCGCGCCGGCAGCTGGCCGGTCCGCAGGCCCGCCAGGCGCGGCTGCGGCTGGTGGTGGGGCACCTGCCCCTGGCGGGCGTCAGCCAGGGGCGCGATCGCCCCGGCGAGATGCTCGATCAGGCGGCTGCCGTGCAGCGCCTGCTGGAGGAGGGGCGGGTGCAGGCCTACATCAGCGGCCATCAGCACGCCTGGTTTCCCGCCCGCCGCGGCCAGCTCGATCGGATCCAGCTCGGCGCCCTGGGCAGCGGCCCCCGCCGGCTCCTGCAGGGCACCATCCCACCCCAGCAGACCTTCACCACGCTCGATCTGCGCTGGCAGGCCGAGTCGCTGCTGGAAACCACCTACGCCGTGGCCACGGGGCAACCGCTGGCCTGGAACCGCCTGCCGGCGACCCTCAGCGGCCGCAGCGGCAGCATCAGCCGCAACACTCAGGAGCGATCGATCCGCCGGTAG
- the mtnA gene encoding S-methyl-5-thioribose-1-phosphate isomerase: MNIDGKAWRTIGLDPGGRSVWVIDQTVLPHRFETRTLTSCEQAAEAIRTMVVRGAPLIGVTGAYGLMLALQEDPSDGVLAAAFEQLNATRPTAVNLRWALERVRDRVAPLPPDRRAEAARDEAGVIAEEDVAMCEAIGDHGLAIFQQLAAARPAERQGQPFHVLTHCNAGWLATVDWGTALAPIYKAHRSGMAIHVWVDETRPRNQGASLTAFELGKEGVPHTVIVDNAGGHLMQHGQVDSVIVGTDRTTRRGDVCNKIGTYLKALAAHDNGVPFYVALPASTIDWTIDDGVAEIPIEARSAAEVTAIQGRLLSGSGGGEIASVQLSPDGSEGFNPAFDVTPARLVTALITERGVAPATEAGLRGLYGGQAG; the protein is encoded by the coding sequence ATGAACATCGACGGGAAGGCCTGGCGCACCATCGGCCTGGATCCGGGCGGTCGTTCGGTCTGGGTGATTGATCAGACCGTGCTGCCCCACCGTTTCGAGACCCGCACCCTGACCAGCTGCGAGCAGGCCGCCGAGGCGATCCGCACGATGGTGGTCCGCGGCGCACCGCTGATCGGCGTCACCGGGGCCTACGGGCTGATGCTGGCCCTGCAGGAGGATCCGTCCGATGGGGTGCTGGCGGCGGCCTTCGAGCAGCTCAACGCCACCCGGCCCACGGCGGTGAACCTGCGCTGGGCCCTGGAGCGGGTGCGGGATCGCGTGGCCCCGTTGCCCCCTGACCGGCGCGCCGAGGCGGCGAGGGACGAGGCGGGCGTCATCGCCGAGGAGGACGTGGCGATGTGTGAGGCGATCGGCGACCACGGCCTGGCGATCTTCCAGCAGCTGGCGGCGGCCAGGCCGGCGGAGCGCCAGGGGCAGCCGTTCCACGTGCTCACCCACTGCAACGCCGGCTGGCTCGCCACGGTCGACTGGGGCACCGCGCTGGCGCCGATCTACAAGGCCCATCGCAGCGGCATGGCCATCCACGTCTGGGTGGATGAGACGCGGCCCCGCAACCAGGGCGCCAGCCTCACCGCCTTCGAGCTCGGCAAGGAGGGGGTGCCTCACACCGTGATCGTCGACAACGCCGGCGGCCACCTGATGCAGCACGGTCAGGTGGATTCGGTGATCGTCGGCACCGACCGCACCACCCGTCGCGGCGACGTCTGCAACAAGATCGGCACCTATCTCAAGGCTCTCGCCGCCCACGACAACGGCGTGCCGTTCTATGTGGCCCTGCCCGCCTCCACCATCGACTGGACGATCGACGACGGTGTCGCCGAGATCCCGATCGAGGCCCGCAGCGCCGCTGAGGTGACCGCCATCCAGGGCCGGCTCCTGAGCGGCTCCGGAGGCGGCGAGATCGCCAGCGTGCAGCTCAGCCCCGATGGCAGCGAGGGCTTCAATCCCGCCTTCGATGTCACCCCTGCCCGGCTGGTGACCGCCCTGATCACCGAACGCGGCGTGGCACCGGCGACCGAGGCGGGCCTGCGCGGGCTGTACGGCGGCCAGGCGGGCTGA
- a CDS encoding class I SAM-dependent methyltransferase — MPEALAAASPPPNWVESRHPLGWAIDRLLAVEPLRQLLFWQARGLIIRTAEGRGIAWRQRREQLQAAAEPLLAEVTDPATQVPAYYRARFHAYDQGNLCWQAACEAEQATDSMALRVWPLEKALPAGEAQQRLRSAIFSAIEPSLCGPVHRALDLGCSVGVGTLALRDWLQQRQQARGADAPVQVEGLDLSAEMLAVARVREAERQAARRAAASGPASAGSPAVVTAPPITWHHAAAEATGLPAGAYDLITLQFVCHELPGEATGAVLREAARLLRPGGVIAVVDQDPDSEVIRRLPAPIATLLKSTEPYLEDYFRLDFPAALQAAGFREVRREAADPRHRVLVATR, encoded by the coding sequence ATGCCCGAGGCCCTCGCCGCCGCCAGCCCGCCGCCCAACTGGGTGGAGAGCCGCCATCCCCTCGGCTGGGCCATCGACAGGCTGCTGGCGGTGGAGCCGTTGCGGCAGCTGCTCTTCTGGCAGGCCCGCGGCCTGATCATCCGCACCGCCGAGGGCCGCGGCATCGCCTGGCGACAGCGGCGCGAGCAGCTGCAGGCCGCCGCCGAACCGCTGCTGGCCGAGGTCACCGATCCGGCCACCCAGGTGCCTGCCTACTACCGCGCCCGCTTCCACGCCTACGACCAGGGCAATCTCTGCTGGCAAGCTGCCTGCGAGGCCGAGCAGGCCACCGATTCGATGGCGCTCAGGGTGTGGCCGCTGGAGAAGGCGTTGCCCGCCGGGGAGGCCCAGCAGCGGCTGCGGTCGGCGATCTTCAGCGCGATCGAGCCCAGCCTCTGCGGTCCGGTGCACCGGGCGCTGGATCTCGGCTGCTCGGTGGGCGTCGGCACCCTGGCCCTGCGCGACTGGCTGCAGCAGCGCCAGCAGGCCCGAGGCGCTGATGCTCCCGTGCAGGTTGAGGGCCTTGATCTCTCGGCCGAGATGCTGGCGGTGGCGAGGGTGCGCGAAGCCGAGCGGCAGGCCGCCAGGCGCGCGGCTGCCTCTGGCCCGGCTTCAGCCGGCAGCCCTGCCGTCGTCACGGCGCCTCCGATCACCTGGCACCACGCCGCCGCCGAGGCCACCGGCCTGCCCGCCGGCGCCTACGACCTGATCACCCTGCAGTTCGTCTGCCATGAGCTGCCGGGCGAGGCCACCGGCGCCGTGCTGCGCGAGGCGGCCCGCCTGCTGCGTCCCGGCGGCGTGATCGCCGTGGTGGATCAGGATCCCGACTCGGAGGTGATCCGGCGGCTGCCGGCCCCGATCGCCACCCTGCTCAAGAGCACCGAGCCCTACCTGGAGGACTACTTCCGGCTCGATTTCCCTGCGGCCCTGCAGGCGGCCGGCTTCCGGGAGGTGCGGCGCGAGGCGGCCGATCCGCGTCACCGGGTGCTGGTGGCGACGCGCTGA
- a CDS encoding zinc-binding alcohol dehydrogenase family protein: MKAVLATPELIDAVVADPIPGPDDVLLRVEALAVNPVDTKVRAGIAPGGDGRILGWDAAGVVEACGEAVTRFRPGDAVMVAGDIRRPGCYAERLAVDARLCGRKPENLNWAEAASLPLTTLTAWEGLFEGIGFDPEGSGCPGNEEARRSVLILGAAGGVGSIAIQLARRAGLRVIASASRPDSQAWVRELGAEAVVDHRQPLAPQLQALGLEQVDAIANFADTDAYWEPMGELIRPHGSMLVIVGNKGPLAMERLKEKSVRLCWEFMFSRSAQGGEAQLAQGRILDRLADLVEAGEIRSTLTRTLGPISAAHLQQAHDLLSSSRTLGKIALQGWS, from the coding sequence ATGAAGGCCGTTCTTGCGACCCCCGAGCTGATCGACGCCGTGGTGGCCGACCCGATTCCCGGCCCCGACGACGTGCTGTTGCGGGTGGAGGCGCTGGCGGTGAACCCCGTGGACACCAAGGTGCGTGCCGGCATCGCCCCGGGCGGCGACGGGCGGATCCTGGGCTGGGATGCCGCCGGCGTGGTGGAGGCCTGCGGCGAGGCCGTCACCCGCTTCCGGCCCGGCGACGCCGTGATGGTGGCGGGGGACATCCGACGCCCCGGCTGCTACGCCGAGCGGCTGGCGGTGGACGCGCGCCTCTGCGGACGCAAGCCGGAGAACCTGAACTGGGCCGAGGCCGCCTCCCTGCCGCTCACGACGCTCACGGCCTGGGAAGGGCTGTTCGAAGGGATCGGCTTCGATCCGGAGGGCAGCGGCTGTCCTGGCAACGAGGAGGCCCGGCGCTCGGTGCTGATCCTGGGGGCGGCCGGCGGCGTCGGCTCGATCGCGATCCAGCTGGCCCGCCGCGCCGGCCTGCGGGTGATCGCCAGCGCCTCACGACCCGACAGCCAGGCATGGGTGAGGGAGCTGGGTGCCGAGGCCGTGGTGGACCACCGCCAGCCCCTGGCACCGCAGCTGCAGGCCCTGGGCCTGGAGCAGGTGGATGCGATCGCCAACTTCGCCGACACCGATGCCTACTGGGAGCCGATGGGCGAGCTGATCCGGCCCCACGGCTCGATGCTGGTGATCGTGGGCAACAAGGGACCGCTGGCGATGGAGCGGCTCAAGGAGAAGAGCGTGCGCCTGTGCTGGGAGTTCATGTTCAGCCGCAGCGCCCAGGGGGGCGAGGCCCAGCTGGCGCAGGGGCGGATCCTCGATCGCCTGGCCGATCTGGTGGAAGCCGGCGAGATCCGCTCCACCCTGACGCGCACCCTCGGACCGATCAGCGCCGCCCATCTGCAGCAGGCCCATGACCTGCTCTCCAGCAGCCGCACCCTGGGCAAGATCGCGCTGCAAGGCTGGAGCTGA
- a CDS encoding bifunctional aldolase/short-chain dehydrogenase, protein MPVQHRWSEAGAREAVEHYGGLGISEPLALRTYSARLLGADPELVLHGGGNTSVKTQVTGLLGEVINVLCVKGSGWDLATIEPAGHPAVRLEPLRELRALERLSDEDMVAAQRRNLIDPAAPNPSVEALLHAFLPHTFVDHTHATALLALADQPDAEAVCREVYGERVVLVPYVMPGFALAKACADLYEQAAARSAATGIPLEGMVLLKHGLFSFGGTAEQSYGRMIELVRLAEQRLERGERRLLPLASPPPAPDAASLLPRLRGALGRAAAASGAPPHWLLDWRATADARAISDDARLADWAGRGVATPDHVIRTKARPLVLPPDPDDAAIETALQAYIDAYGATFGRQNLRVGGHKRRLDPLPRLVAVPGLGLIGLGANAEAAAITADIGEAWARTLLAAESIGRFEPVGEDDTFDMEYWSLEQAKLGKGSPKPLVRQVVLVTGGGGGIGAATARAFAAQGADLAVLDYEGEAAASVAAACSPHALGLRCDVTDPQQVRAAFDAVCRRFGGLDVVVSNAGAAWTGAIATLPERELRACFELNFFAHQSVSQAAMAVFRAQGLGGQLLFNVSKQALNPGPDFGAYGISKAALLALMRQYALEEGGNGIRVNAINADRIRSGLLDGEMIRERAAARGVSEEVYMAGNLLGREVQARHVADAFVALARMERTTGAVLTVDGGNVAAMVR, encoded by the coding sequence ATGCCCGTGCAACACCGCTGGTCCGAGGCCGGTGCCCGTGAGGCGGTGGAGCACTACGGCGGCCTCGGGATCAGCGAGCCCCTGGCCCTGCGCACCTACTCAGCCCGCCTGCTGGGGGCCGATCCGGAGCTGGTGCTGCACGGCGGCGGCAACACCTCGGTGAAGACCCAGGTCACGGGCCTGCTGGGCGAAGTGATCAATGTTCTCTGCGTCAAGGGCAGCGGCTGGGACCTGGCCACGATCGAGCCCGCCGGCCATCCCGCCGTGCGTCTCGAGCCCTTGCGCGAGCTGCGGGCTCTGGAGCGCCTCAGCGACGAGGACATGGTGGCCGCCCAGCGCCGCAACCTGATTGACCCTGCCGCGCCCAACCCTTCGGTGGAGGCGCTGCTGCATGCCTTCCTGCCCCACACCTTCGTCGACCACACCCATGCCACGGCCCTGCTGGCCCTGGCGGATCAGCCCGACGCCGAGGCGGTCTGCCGCGAGGTGTACGGCGAGCGGGTGGTGCTGGTGCCCTACGTGATGCCCGGCTTCGCCCTGGCCAAGGCCTGCGCCGATCTCTACGAACAGGCCGCCGCCCGCTCCGCCGCAACGGGCATTCCCCTGGAGGGGATGGTGCTGCTCAAGCACGGTCTGTTCTCCTTCGGAGGCACCGCCGAGCAGAGCTATGGCCGCATGATCGAGCTGGTGCGCCTGGCCGAACAGCGGCTCGAGCGCGGCGAACGCCGCCTGCTTCCCCTGGCCTCACCGCCGCCGGCTCCGGATGCCGCCAGCCTGTTGCCCCGCCTGCGCGGCGCTCTCGGCCGGGCCGCCGCCGCCTCAGGCGCCCCCCCACACTGGCTGCTGGACTGGCGTGCCACCGCCGACGCCCGTGCCATCAGCGATGACGCCCGTCTGGCCGACTGGGCCGGTCGTGGCGTCGCCACCCCCGATCACGTGATCCGCACCAAGGCCCGGCCGCTGGTGCTGCCCCCCGATCCCGATGACGCCGCGATCGAGACGGCGCTCCAGGCCTACATCGACGCCTATGGCGCGACCTTCGGCCGTCAGAACCTGCGCGTCGGCGGCCACAAGCGCCGCCTTGATCCGCTGCCGCGCCTGGTGGCGGTGCCGGGCCTCGGGCTGATCGGCCTCGGCGCCAACGCCGAAGCGGCCGCCATCACCGCTGACATCGGCGAGGCCTGGGCCCGCACCCTGCTGGCCGCCGAGAGCATCGGCCGCTTCGAGCCGGTGGGCGAGGACGACACCTTCGACATGGAGTACTGGAGCCTCGAGCAGGCCAAGCTCGGCAAGGGCAGCCCGAAGCCCCTGGTGCGTCAGGTGGTGCTCGTCACCGGTGGCGGCGGCGGCATCGGGGCCGCCACGGCGCGCGCCTTCGCTGCCCAGGGGGCCGATCTGGCGGTGCTCGACTACGAGGGAGAGGCCGCGGCGTCGGTGGCGGCGGCCTGCAGCCCCCATGCCCTGGGCCTGCGCTGCGACGTCACCGACCCGCAGCAGGTGCGCGCGGCCTTCGATGCGGTGTGCCGCCGCTTCGGGGGCCTCGATGTGGTGGTGAGCAATGCCGGCGCCGCCTGGACCGGCGCGATCGCCACCCTGCCGGAGCGGGAGCTGCGGGCCTGCTTCGAGCTCAACTTCTTCGCCCACCAGAGCGTGTCGCAGGCGGCGATGGCCGTGTTCCGCGCCCAGGGCCTCGGCGGTCAGCTGCTGTTCAACGTCAGCAAGCAGGCGCTCAACCCTGGGCCGGATTTCGGTGCTTACGGCATCAGCAAGGCCGCCCTGCTGGCCCTGATGCGCCAGTACGCGCTCGAGGAGGGCGGCAACGGCATTCGGGTCAACGCGATCAACGCCGACCGCATCCGCTCCGGCCTGCTCGACGGAGAGATGATCCGCGAGCGGGCGGCGGCCCGCGGCGTCAGCGAGGAGGTCTATATGGCCGGCAACCTGCTGGGCCGCGAGGTGCAGGCCCGCCATGTCGCCGATGCCTTCGTCGCCCTGGCGCGCATGGAGCGCACCACCGGTGCCGTGCTCACCGTCGACGGCGGCAATGTGGCTGCCATGGTCCGTTAG
- the hisD gene encoding histidinol dehydrogenase → MLRGGEAALQRLEAIASRTDGARLHDEERRVAAILEQVRREGDAALLDLTERFDGIRPDPLRIPIEQLQQAWEATPADLQDALRLAHERILSFHRAQMPRDLALQGPHGERLGRRWRPVERAGLYVPGGRASYPSTVLMNAVPARVAGVERLVMVTPPGPDGMPNATVLAAAHLAGVEEVYRIGGAQAIAALAWGTESIPRVDVISGPGNLWVTLAKKAVYGRVGIDSLAGPSEVLVIADHTARPEQVAADLMAQAEHDPLAAAILITTSEALATAVPIAIAAQLENHPRAAITRQALEEWGLIVVCDDLTEAASLSDRFAPEHLELLVEDPEALAEHIQHAGAIFLGPWTPEAVGDYLAGPNHTLPTSGTARFAGALSVETFLRHTSLIGFNRAALEATAPAVVRLAESEGLHSHAESVRRRLA, encoded by the coding sequence ATGCTGCGCGGCGGCGAAGCGGCCCTGCAACGCCTCGAGGCGATCGCATCCCGCACGGACGGCGCCAGACTGCATGACGAGGAGCGCCGGGTGGCGGCGATTCTCGAGCAGGTACGGCGCGAGGGCGATGCGGCCCTGCTCGATCTGACCGAGCGCTTCGACGGCATCCGCCCCGATCCGCTGCGTATCCCGATCGAGCAGCTGCAGCAGGCCTGGGAGGCGACCCCCGCCGACCTGCAGGACGCCCTGCGGCTGGCCCACGAACGGATCCTCAGCTTTCACCGGGCTCAGATGCCCCGGGACCTTGCCCTTCAGGGCCCCCACGGCGAGCGGCTGGGCCGGCGCTGGCGGCCGGTGGAGCGGGCCGGCCTGTACGTGCCGGGAGGACGTGCCTCCTACCCGAGCACCGTGCTGATGAATGCCGTCCCTGCCCGGGTGGCCGGGGTGGAGCGACTGGTGATGGTGACCCCGCCGGGGCCGGACGGCATGCCCAACGCCACGGTGCTGGCCGCCGCCCACCTGGCCGGAGTCGAGGAGGTGTACCGGATCGGCGGCGCCCAGGCGATCGCCGCCCTGGCCTGGGGCACCGAGAGCATTCCCCGGGTGGATGTGATCAGCGGCCCCGGCAACCTCTGGGTGACCCTGGCCAAGAAGGCGGTCTACGGCCGTGTCGGCATCGATTCGCTGGCCGGGCCCAGCGAGGTGCTGGTGATCGCCGACCACACGGCCCGCCCCGAGCAGGTGGCCGCCGATCTGATGGCCCAGGCGGAGCACGACCCGCTGGCGGCCGCGATCCTGATCACCACCAGCGAGGCCCTGGCGACGGCCGTGCCCATAGCGATCGCGGCGCAGCTGGAGAACCATCCCCGTGCCGCGATCACGCGCCAGGCCCTCGAGGAGTGGGGCCTGATCGTGGTGTGTGATGACCTGACGGAAGCGGCCTCGCTGAGCGATCGCTTCGCGCCCGAGCACCTGGAGCTGCTGGTGGAGGATCCCGAGGCCCTGGCCGAGCACATCCAGCACGCCGGCGCCATCTTCCTGGGTCCCTGGACGCCGGAAGCCGTGGGCGACTACCTGGCCGGCCCCAACCACACCCTGCCCACCTCCGGCACCGCCCGCTTCGCCGGTGCCCTGAGCGTGGAGACCTTCCTGCGCCACACCAGCCTGATCGGCTTCAACCGCGCCGCCCTGGAGGCCACCGCCCCGGCGGTGGTTCGGCTGGCCGAGAGCGAAGGCCTGCACAGCCACGCCGAATCGGTCAGGAGGAGGCTGGCCTGA
- the rpsT gene encoding 30S ribosomal protein S20, with protein MANNKSSKKRIQIAERNRLRNRTYKSALRTLMKRCFTACQAYSQQPGDEARVSVQSSMNAAFSKIDKAVKVGVLHRNTGANQKSRLSVAVKKVLEPAASPSQV; from the coding sequence GTGGCCAATAACAAGTCGTCGAAGAAGCGCATCCAGATCGCCGAGCGCAACCGCCTGCGCAATCGCACCTACAAGTCGGCGCTCCGCACCCTGATGAAGCGCTGCTTCACCGCCTGCCAGGCCTACAGCCAGCAGCCCGGCGATGAGGCGCGTGTCAGCGTGCAGAGCAGCATGAACGCCGCCTTCAGCAAGATCGACAAGGCGGTCAAGGTCGGGGTCCTGCACCGCAACACCGGCGCCAATCAGAAGTCCCGCCTCAGCGTTGCCGTCAAGAAGGTGCTGGAGCCCGCTGCTTCCCCCAGCCAGGTCTGA
- a CDS encoding TatD family hydrolase, whose amino-acid sequence MSPTTIDATAPAAPPAVAEGVLVDSHCHLVFRNFEEDLDAVRQRWHEAGVKALVHACVEPSEIPAIRALADRLPELRYSVGVHPLDTEHWQSDTAAVLSRAARDDRRVVAIGELGLDLFRQKNLEEQLQVLRPQLDLAVELDLPVIIHCRDAAEPMLQELRERAGRGACPRGVMHCWGGTPEEMRGFLELGFFISFSGTVTFPKATDTHACACEVPADRYLVETDCPFLAPVPRRGKRNEPAYVRAVAERVAALRQEPVAQVCRTSTANALRLFGFALDDV is encoded by the coding sequence ATGTCTCCCACCACCATCGATGCCACCGCACCCGCTGCCCCACCGGCGGTGGCGGAGGGTGTGCTCGTCGACAGCCATTGCCATCTGGTCTTCCGCAACTTCGAGGAGGATCTCGATGCAGTCCGTCAGCGCTGGCACGAGGCGGGGGTGAAAGCCCTCGTGCATGCCTGCGTGGAGCCGTCCGAGATCCCGGCCATCCGTGCCCTGGCCGATCGCCTCCCGGAGCTGCGCTATTCGGTGGGCGTCCATCCGCTCGACACCGAGCACTGGCAGAGCGACACCGCTGCGGTGCTGTCCAGGGCGGCTCGCGATGACCGCCGGGTGGTGGCCATCGGTGAGCTGGGGCTCGACCTGTTCCGCCAGAAGAATCTCGAGGAGCAGCTGCAGGTGCTGCGTCCCCAGCTGGATCTGGCGGTGGAGCTCGACTTGCCGGTGATCATCCATTGCCGCGACGCGGCCGAGCCGATGCTCCAGGAGCTGCGGGAGCGGGCCGGCCGCGGTGCCTGCCCCCGGGGCGTGATGCATTGCTGGGGCGGCACGCCCGAGGAGATGCGTGGGTTTCTGGAGCTCGGCTTCTTCATCAGCTTCAGCGGCACCGTCACCTTCCCCAAGGCCACGGACACCCACGCCTGCGCCTGCGAGGTGCCGGCTGATCGCTATCTGGTCGAGACCGACTGCCCCTTCCTCGCCCCGGTACCCCGCCGCGGCAAGCGCAATGAGCCCGCCTACGTGCGAGCCGTGGCCGAACGGGTGGCGGCGTTGCGTCAGGAGCCCGTTGCGCAGGTCTGCCGGACCAGCACAGCCAATGCCCTGCGTCTGTTTGGGTTTGCCCTTGACGATGTATGA